The following coding sequences are from one Desulfosporosinus orientis DSM 765 window:
- a CDS encoding glycosyl hydrolase family 18 protein, giving the protein MKRYLTLIIAFIIILMLELSGCSGVNSPQLSSPQHADEKGQLPEAEASRDDVLGSGKRVVLGFYTDFGKASKDSLTKNIKALDEVAFFWYSFDGTGNPKPVGNVDLSLKDAAQKGGAKAYALVHNLGAKGFDSQLAHQVLANKNVRADFIKNLVTLTITEHWDGIAIDIEKIPADDRNDYSAFLAELNSALKAKNKILNVSIAAKYQDDPKDLWSGAFDYAAIGKAADQVVLMTYEEHGVDTTQGPIASYGWVNRVINFAKGKIPEEKIVMGLAVYASNWASNKPTMPTYLTYAKAVELAKKNNVSILYDETQQVPHFTFTTAGIRHEIYLENTRSLAAKLTIAKKNQLHGVAIWKLGIEDPSLWSDVLKDYPSAHK; this is encoded by the coding sequence ATGAAACGGTATCTGACTTTGATTATTGCCTTCATAATAATTCTAATGCTCGAACTCAGTGGTTGTTCAGGCGTTAATTCACCCCAGTTGAGCTCTCCTCAGCATGCTGATGAAAAGGGACAGCTTCCGGAAGCAGAAGCATCTCGTGACGATGTATTGGGATCGGGAAAGCGTGTTGTTTTGGGCTTTTACACGGATTTTGGAAAAGCATCGAAGGATTCATTGACGAAGAATATTAAAGCCCTTGATGAAGTAGCCTTTTTCTGGTACTCATTTGATGGCACTGGAAATCCTAAGCCTGTAGGGAATGTGGATTTAAGCCTAAAGGACGCTGCCCAAAAAGGCGGAGCAAAAGCTTATGCCTTAGTCCATAATTTGGGTGCGAAAGGTTTTGACTCACAATTAGCCCATCAGGTTTTGGCAAATAAGAATGTTCGTGCAGATTTTATTAAAAATCTTGTAACTCTCACGATTACAGAACATTGGGATGGCATTGCCATAGATATTGAAAAGATTCCGGCCGACGATCGTAATGACTACTCCGCTTTTCTGGCAGAATTGAATAGTGCCCTAAAAGCCAAAAACAAAATTCTTAATGTATCCATAGCTGCAAAGTACCAGGATGATCCCAAAGATCTCTGGTCTGGAGCCTTTGATTATGCGGCAATTGGTAAAGCAGCGGATCAAGTGGTCTTAATGACTTACGAAGAACATGGGGTGGACACTACTCAAGGTCCTATAGCATCCTATGGTTGGGTTAACAGGGTTATCAATTTTGCCAAAGGCAAGATACCGGAAGAAAAGATTGTCATGGGACTGGCTGTTTATGCCAGCAACTGGGCATCAAACAAGCCTACCATGCCAACCTATTTAACCTATGCAAAAGCTGTGGAATTGGCTAAGAAGAATAACGTAAGCATCCTTTATGATGAAACTCAGCAAGTTCCTCATTTTACCTTCACCACTGCCGGGATACGCCATGAAATTTATTTAGAGAATACTCGCAGTCTGGCTGCGAAATTAACGATTGCTAAGAAAAATCAACTGCATGGAGTCGCCATTTGGAAATTGGGTATAGAAGATCCTTCTCTCTGGTCTGATGTTCTTAAAGATTACCCTTCGGCTCATAAATAG
- a CDS encoding ATP-binding protein yields MIVIITVYLICSSVYIFMGITILSKDPKSKINKIFFTVCLNLSLWAFCYALVSGSTSAERAAFYNRLSSLFWSSFSSQFLYLSIYLTENDKYLKKLWQHIALFVPAIISIYLYFIKQITVCEIVQVPYGWAFLSPKGKGLFWDNFYSINYIIYTLISIWLIVQFGKKSKLKRVRKQAKVLTYSIITALAIGSITDIVLPLSGIETMPKLALVSILIVIGGIWYSSSKYKLMTLSTESVVLDVLKIMNDGLIIADQDGKVLNANNGALRLLGYEKNEIRGLSIKSLFHYNLEQFTRGISNKSETEIISKNNEMIPVSISSSVLLDDFGDELGTVIIFQNITEIKEIQKQLSKAHEAIKEDNLRLHDLINSLPGLVIVLKENYEVRFVNRNYSSVFGVTEGKFCYEAAGKEPCKHCRLKEVFQKEHFDKMEELLFNNRIYEVTMRLIRDVDGSRLVVRTLYDVTDRKEAEQELLRLQTEMTHLERLNLVGQMAAGIAHEIRNPLTTVRGYLQLMGSKREFQSLEPTFKLMIDELDRANMIISDYLALAKKSDSERCYQNINEILHRLYPLLEADTYAQNKKIVFAPGPTRDILLNTEEISQLVLNLCRNGIEAMGAGGTITLRTYCEDNHVVFSVQDEGSGIQAEYMDRLGTPFFTTKENGTGLGLSICYSIVERHGATIDIHSTPRGTTFFVRFPIPNGTYILLNQEGTINVR; encoded by the coding sequence TTGATTGTAATAATCACTGTTTACTTAATTTGCAGTAGTGTTTATATTTTTATGGGCATTACCATTCTTTCCAAAGACCCTAAAAGTAAAATAAACAAAATTTTTTTTACAGTTTGCTTAAATCTTTCACTTTGGGCTTTTTGTTATGCTTTAGTGTCAGGTTCAACAAGTGCTGAAAGGGCAGCATTCTATAATCGCTTGTCATCACTTTTTTGGTCATCATTTTCCAGCCAGTTTTTATATTTATCCATTTATCTCACGGAAAATGATAAGTACTTGAAGAAATTATGGCAGCACATTGCTCTTTTTGTGCCTGCTATAATCTCAATTTATCTATATTTTATTAAACAAATTACTGTTTGTGAGATTGTTCAGGTTCCCTATGGCTGGGCATTCTTGAGTCCGAAAGGGAAGGGATTATTTTGGGATAACTTCTATAGTATCAATTATATTATCTACACCCTAATCAGTATTTGGTTGATTGTGCAATTTGGAAAAAAATCAAAATTGAAAAGGGTCAGGAAGCAAGCCAAGGTTTTAACCTATTCAATCATTACGGCTTTAGCAATTGGTTCGATAACGGATATTGTTCTTCCATTATCAGGAATCGAAACTATGCCGAAACTCGCACTGGTTTCGATCTTAATAGTGATTGGCGGAATTTGGTATTCGTCAAGCAAATATAAATTGATGACCTTATCAACGGAGAGTGTTGTATTAGATGTTTTAAAAATAATGAATGATGGGTTGATTATTGCCGACCAAGACGGGAAAGTATTAAACGCCAATAACGGTGCCCTCCGATTGTTAGGATACGAAAAAAATGAAATCAGGGGTTTGTCCATAAAGTCGCTTTTTCATTATAACCTGGAACAATTTACCCGGGGAATATCCAATAAATCCGAAACAGAGATTATCTCAAAGAATAATGAGATGATCCCAGTCTCCATTTCCTCATCGGTCTTACTGGATGATTTTGGCGATGAATTGGGAACCGTTATTATCTTTCAAAACATTACGGAGATCAAAGAGATTCAAAAGCAATTAAGCAAAGCCCACGAAGCGATTAAAGAAGATAATTTGCGTTTGCATGACTTAATTAACAGTCTTCCCGGCCTAGTGATTGTCTTGAAAGAAAATTATGAAGTGCGCTTTGTGAATCGTAATTATAGTTCAGTCTTTGGAGTGACTGAGGGGAAATTTTGCTATGAAGCAGCCGGCAAAGAACCTTGTAAGCACTGCCGGCTGAAGGAGGTATTTCAGAAGGAGCATTTCGATAAAATGGAAGAATTACTTTTTAACAATCGGATTTACGAGGTTACAATGAGGCTGATTCGCGATGTCGATGGCTCAAGGCTCGTAGTAAGAACTTTATATGATGTAACAGATCGAAAAGAGGCCGAACAAGAGTTACTGCGCTTACAAACAGAAATGACGCATCTTGAACGACTAAATTTAGTAGGACAAATGGCAGCAGGGATCGCTCACGAGATTCGAAATCCCTTAACAACCGTACGAGGATATCTCCAGCTGATGGGAAGTAAAAGGGAGTTTCAATCACTAGAGCCTACATTCAAACTTATGATTGATGAACTGGATAGAGCAAACATGATTATCTCAGACTACTTAGCACTGGCAAAAAAATCAGACTCAGAGCGTTGTTACCAGAATATCAATGAGATTTTGCATCGTTTATATCCACTTCTTGAAGCGGATACTTATGCCCAGAATAAAAAAATTGTGTTTGCCCCAGGCCCTACTCGGGATATTCTCTTGAATACAGAGGAAATTTCTCAATTAGTGCTAAATTTGTGCCGCAATGGGATTGAGGCGATGGGGGCAGGCGGAACTATAACATTACGTACCTACTGTGAAGATAACCATGTGGTATTTTCTGTTCAGGACGAAGGCAGTGGGATCCAAGCGGAATACATGGACAGGCTAGGAACCCCTTTTTTTACTACAAAAGAGAATGGTACCGGGCTGGGACTAAGCATTTGTTACAGCATTGTTGAACGTCACGGTGCAACTATTGATATTCATAGCACTCCCAGAGGAACAACTTTCTTTGTGCGTTTTCCTATTCCTAACGGCACTTACATATTGCTAAATCAAGAGGGCACAATAAACGTCAGATAA
- a CDS encoding DUF2284 domain-containing protein gives MSSDTHQLMSLLKSMGVNQSAIIAVEDVKFDEDFRKQCEQNSCGSYNKNWMCPPGVGPINELKEKALKFKQGLLFQTVYALEDSFDYEGMQEGIKNHTEILRKVLDYIKSGRFFDEFLPLNVGPCTYCGRCAFLDSQECRFPEEAVSSVEAYGIDVMALEKSYGMSYNNGKNTISCVSLILFNLKLS, from the coding sequence ATGAGCTCGGATACCCATCAGCTGATGTCTTTGTTAAAATCTATGGGGGTTAATCAATCAGCAATTATCGCAGTGGAAGATGTTAAATTTGATGAGGACTTCAGGAAGCAATGTGAGCAAAATTCCTGTGGAAGTTATAACAAAAATTGGATGTGTCCGCCTGGGGTAGGTCCTATTAATGAATTGAAAGAAAAGGCTCTGAAATTCAAACAGGGATTATTATTTCAGACAGTCTATGCACTCGAAGACTCTTTCGATTATGAAGGTATGCAGGAAGGCATCAAAAATCATACCGAAATACTCAGGAAGGTATTGGACTATATAAAGAGTGGCAGGTTTTTTGATGAATTTCTTCCTTTGAACGTGGGCCCCTGTACCTACTGTGGTCGTTGTGCCTTTTTGGATAGTCAGGAGTGTCGATTTCCTGAAGAGGCGGTATCTTCAGTGGAAGCCTATGGGATTGATGTCATGGCCTTGGAGAAGAGTTACGGTATGTCCTATAATAACGGCAAAAATACTATATCATGCGTCAGTCTTATTTTGTTTAATCTCAAATTGTCCTAG
- a CDS encoding uroporphyrinogen decarboxylase family protein, whose protein sequence is MLTKRQNLLETIKGGNPDRFVNQYEFMDIILESPVKLMCEPGTEFKNDWGITFRWPEGQLGQFPVHDEEHKVLKDITEWRKYVKAPVIDNSDEAWAAAVAHANSIDRNEQFVTAFVAPGVFEMCHHLMSMEDALMALCEEPEYMHELIDYLTEAELNYAKILIDRLHPDALFHHDDWGSQKSSFISPAMFEEFYLPAYKKIYGFYKANGVELIVHHSDSYAANLVPYMIEMGIDIWQGVMTTNNTPELIKKYGGQISFMGDIDSGVVDFPGWTPEHVEQEVERACKNCGKLYFIPNLTQGLNFSSFPGVYDSASEAIDKMSKKMF, encoded by the coding sequence ATGTTAACAAAGAGGCAGAACTTACTGGAAACCATCAAAGGCGGTAATCCTGATCGTTTTGTAAATCAATATGAATTTATGGACATTATTCTGGAATCTCCTGTGAAGCTTATGTGCGAACCAGGTACGGAGTTTAAAAATGATTGGGGAATTACTTTCAGATGGCCGGAAGGCCAGCTTGGCCAGTTTCCGGTGCATGATGAGGAGCACAAGGTATTAAAAGATATTACCGAGTGGAGAAAATACGTTAAAGCACCTGTTATCGATAATTCTGATGAAGCTTGGGCAGCGGCGGTAGCCCATGCTAACTCAATCGATCGCAATGAGCAGTTTGTTACAGCTTTCGTCGCTCCCGGTGTCTTTGAAATGTGTCATCATCTTATGAGTATGGAAGATGCTTTAATGGCTCTTTGTGAAGAACCCGAATACATGCATGAACTCATAGATTACCTTACGGAAGCTGAACTCAACTATGCTAAGATACTTATTGATCGTCTCCATCCGGATGCTCTTTTCCATCATGACGATTGGGGCAGCCAAAAATCGTCCTTTATATCACCGGCGATGTTTGAAGAGTTCTATTTACCGGCTTACAAGAAAATTTATGGTTTCTATAAAGCCAATGGCGTAGAGTTAATCGTTCATCACAGCGATTCTTATGCGGCGAATTTGGTTCCGTATATGATTGAAATGGGAATCGATATTTGGCAGGGTGTAATGACCACAAATAACACCCCTGAACTGATCAAGAAATATGGGGGACAAATCAGTTTCATGGGGGATATTGACAGTGGTGTTGTGGATTTCCCAGGATGGACGCCTGAACATGTAGAACAAGAAGTCGAGAGAGCCTGTAAAAATTGCGGGAAATTATATTTTATTCCTAATCTTACTCAAGGTCTTAATTTCAGTTCCTTCCCCGGTGTCTACGATAGCGCCAGTGAAGCAATTGACAAAATGAGTAAAAAAATGTTCTGA
- a CDS encoding cobalamin-dependent protein (Presence of a B(12) (cobalamin)-binding domain implies dependence on cobalamin itself, in one of its several forms, or in some unusual lineages, dependence on a cobalamin-like analog.): MAKIEDVKAMVEAGKAKLIPGLVQEALDEGSSAADILQSMIDSMGIIGDKFSAGEVFVPEMLMAAKAMSKGVEVLKPLLTGNAASSLGTCVIGTVQGDLHDIGKNLVSMMIESAGFKMIDLGVDVGAEKFINAVKENNDVNVVALSGLLTTTLLAMRETVQALKASGLTGFKVIVGGAPVSQEMADEIGADGFAPDAGSAAVKAKELASA, translated from the coding sequence ATGGCAAAGATTGAAGATGTAAAAGCTATGGTAGAAGCGGGAAAAGCTAAACTCATTCCGGGTCTGGTGCAGGAGGCACTTGATGAAGGGAGCTCAGCGGCAGATATTCTTCAGTCTATGATAGATTCCATGGGGATTATTGGTGACAAGTTTTCGGCTGGGGAAGTGTTCGTGCCGGAAATGCTGATGGCTGCTAAAGCTATGTCTAAGGGTGTGGAAGTTCTTAAACCTCTTCTCACTGGGAATGCTGCATCCTCTCTAGGAACTTGCGTTATCGGCACGGTTCAAGGGGACCTGCATGACATCGGTAAAAATCTCGTTTCCATGATGATAGAGAGTGCCGGATTTAAAATGATTGATCTTGGCGTAGATGTCGGTGCCGAGAAATTTATAAATGCCGTCAAAGAGAATAATGATGTTAACGTTGTGGCTTTATCAGGGCTTCTTACGACAACATTGCTGGCCATGAGGGAAACTGTTCAAGCTCTCAAAGCCAGTGGTTTAACAGGATTCAAAGTTATTGTAGGCGGAGCTCCTGTATCTCAGGAAATGGCAGATGAAATAGGGGCAGATGGTTTTGCTCCCGATGCTGGAAGTGCTGCAGTAAAAGCCAAAGAATTGGCAAGCGCTTAA
- a CDS encoding PucR family transcriptional regulator, with protein sequence MDNNPLLSQISLKLVKILSKESGLQALVDLGYETLGNPFTITDYSVKLLATTGESKVTDDPVWNELKTNNNFVFQTYSYYVRNSLYNEIARNETPFFWSDPYCKYPRLIGKIRINNRDIATMVVCAHNQGFKESDKELVSLFCDAFSIELQKSNNIDFSQGLMYQSFLYDLLDGILEDEQLIMERMKILGLKFQRKLFVLTINIQNFDKSRSTLPYMRDEIEKKLNHSKAIVYKQTIVILASCENERYFLNIELKSLKEFIRANNLQAGISRPFWKLTEVKDYYLESVEAIALGNLLHSEKQLYNYEDFLIFDLINYYGERSKRLIHSSLLRLIDYDNENGTDYARSLYTYLLNFKNIKESANSLNIHRNTMFHRIEKIENLLNVDLNNGDVLFQLYLSYKILEFLKITLPY encoded by the coding sequence ATGGACAATAATCCTCTGCTTTCTCAAATATCTTTAAAACTAGTAAAGATCCTCAGCAAGGAATCAGGACTGCAAGCCCTCGTCGATCTTGGCTATGAAACTCTGGGCAACCCTTTTACAATTACCGACTACAGTGTAAAGCTGTTGGCCACAACGGGTGAATCTAAAGTGACGGATGATCCCGTCTGGAATGAGCTCAAAACCAATAATAACTTTGTTTTTCAAACCTATTCTTATTATGTGAGGAATAGTCTATATAACGAAATAGCCAGAAATGAAACCCCTTTCTTCTGGTCAGATCCTTACTGCAAGTACCCCAGACTCATCGGTAAGATCCGTATCAACAACAGAGATATTGCCACTATGGTTGTGTGTGCCCATAATCAGGGCTTTAAAGAAAGCGATAAAGAATTAGTCTCCTTGTTTTGCGATGCCTTTTCAATTGAACTGCAAAAATCGAATAATATCGATTTTTCCCAGGGACTGATGTATCAAAGCTTCTTGTATGATTTGCTTGATGGGATTTTGGAAGACGAACAATTAATTATGGAAAGAATGAAAATTCTAGGTTTAAAGTTTCAACGTAAGCTATTCGTATTAACCATTAATATTCAAAATTTTGATAAGTCAAGGTCTACTCTTCCCTACATGAGAGATGAAATCGAGAAAAAACTAAATCATTCCAAAGCCATAGTTTATAAACAAACTATTGTAATACTCGCGAGCTGTGAGAACGAACGATATTTTCTAAACATCGAATTAAAATCATTAAAAGAGTTTATCCGGGCAAATAACCTCCAGGCAGGGATCAGCCGCCCGTTCTGGAAATTAACCGAGGTAAAAGACTATTATCTTGAGTCTGTCGAAGCCATAGCCTTAGGAAATCTCCTTCATAGTGAGAAACAGCTTTATAACTATGAGGATTTTTTAATATTTGATTTAATCAATTACTACGGTGAAAGGTCTAAACGCTTAATTCACTCTTCTTTGTTAAGGCTTATTGACTATGATAATGAGAACGGAACAGATTATGCCCGCAGCTTATATACTTACCTCCTCAATTTTAAAAATATTAAAGAATCGGCCAATAGCTTGAATATCCACCGCAATACTATGTTCCATAGAATTGAAAAAATAGAAAACCTTTTAAATGTAGACTTAAATAATGGTGATGTATTGTTTCAGCTCTATCTGTCCTATAAAATTTTGGAGTTTCTTAAAATAACGTTGCCTTACTGA
- a CDS encoding MerR family transcriptional regulator, with the protein MKETLSIGEISALFHLNVQTLIYYDSIGLLVPTERNPSNGYRRYRFDQIYKLATIRYLSRLGYSLKEIGDSYLESRDIETTLEQFEKQSIILRKKAENLLNTDRAIQQKINFIKQELPKVDVESVSIKEFPERHYFPIGGEELLYGDDWFYLNPTVVFYKNDSKYFGAYLFDDGENTILQQEMTDSLQFPFIPAGRFLCGYHQGAYEHIYDSELRIRAAGGDLDLVDMTINFNIIDQFVERDSSRYITEVQIPIVQNEEDRWKFLSF; encoded by the coding sequence ATGAAAGAAACCCTTAGCATTGGAGAAATAAGTGCTTTATTTCATTTGAACGTGCAGACCCTTATCTATTATGATTCCATCGGTTTGTTGGTTCCGACAGAACGAAATCCGAGTAACGGTTATCGCAGATATCGGTTTGACCAAATTTATAAACTGGCAACCATACGTTATTTAAGCCGGCTGGGCTATTCCCTTAAAGAAATTGGCGATTCCTATTTAGAATCACGGGATATCGAAACAACATTAGAACAGTTTGAAAAGCAGTCAATTATTCTAAGGAAAAAGGCAGAAAATCTCCTTAATACGGATAGAGCGATTCAGCAGAAAATTAATTTTATTAAACAGGAATTGCCGAAAGTGGACGTTGAGAGTGTCTCCATTAAAGAATTTCCGGAAAGGCACTACTTCCCAATTGGCGGGGAAGAACTGCTCTATGGGGATGATTGGTTCTACTTAAATCCCACGGTGGTTTTTTATAAAAATGATTCCAAATATTTTGGTGCCTATCTGTTTGATGATGGAGAAAACACCATCTTGCAGCAAGAAATGACGGATTCTCTGCAATTTCCATTCATACCCGCCGGACGTTTTCTCTGCGGTTATCATCAGGGGGCGTATGAACATATCTATGATAGTGAATTGCGTATTCGTGCGGCAGGCGGGGATTTAGATCTTGTTGATATGACCATTAACTTTAATATTATTGACCAATTTGTTGAACGGGACAGCAGTCGCTATATCACGGAAGTACAAATTCCTATTGTCCAAAATGAGGAGGATCGTTGGAAGTTTTTGAGTTTTTAG
- a CDS encoding methyltetrahydrofolate cobalamin methyltransferase, with protein MIIVGELINASRKVIGEAIKAQDIEYIQKVARDEFAAGANYIDVNAGIFVGKEIDYLQWLVKAVQEVVGAPCCLDSPDPKAIEAALSVHKGIAMINSISLEKERYDALIPVVAGTDLKVVALCMSDEGMPETMNDRLKIADKLINGLVQNNVSLDNIYVDPLVQPISVNSTFAAEFINSVEAIMTQFKGVHTMCGLSNISYGLPERKFMNHAFAIMAITKGLDGLIINPLDKMMMASLITAETLIGRDDYCGRYLKAYRNKQFEM; from the coding sequence GTGATCATTGTCGGAGAACTGATTAATGCCAGCCGCAAAGTCATTGGCGAGGCCATTAAAGCCCAGGATATCGAATATATTCAAAAGGTGGCCAGGGATGAGTTCGCGGCGGGGGCAAATTATATAGATGTTAACGCGGGGATCTTTGTCGGTAAGGAGATAGACTACCTGCAATGGCTTGTCAAAGCCGTTCAGGAGGTAGTGGGTGCGCCCTGCTGTCTCGATAGTCCCGACCCCAAGGCGATTGAGGCCGCCTTATCCGTTCATAAGGGTATTGCTATGATCAATTCCATATCCCTGGAGAAAGAACGTTATGATGCCTTGATTCCTGTCGTTGCGGGTACAGACTTAAAAGTTGTAGCCTTATGCATGAGTGATGAAGGAATGCCCGAAACTATGAATGATCGGCTGAAGATTGCCGATAAGCTCATCAATGGGCTGGTCCAAAACAATGTGTCTCTTGATAATATCTATGTAGATCCCTTGGTTCAACCAATCTCTGTGAACAGTACCTTTGCTGCGGAATTTATCAATTCTGTTGAGGCCATTATGACGCAATTCAAAGGAGTTCATACCATGTGCGGCCTGTCTAATATATCCTATGGCCTGCCGGAGCGAAAATTCATGAATCACGCCTTTGCCATTATGGCGATTACGAAAGGGCTGGATGGTCTAATAATCAATCCCTTGGATAAAATGATGATGGCAAGCCTGATTACGGCAGAGACACTGATTGGTCGAGACGATTATTGCGGCAGATATCTTAAGGCTTATCGCAATAAACAATTCGAGATGTAG
- a CDS encoding cobalamin B12-binding domain-containing protein → MAIYAELAQSVISGQRDKVRELVSNLIAAGNSPLEIVNEGLIAGMDVVGVRFKAGDMFVPEVLMSAKSMTGGLEILKPLIAAGDQKSNGRILIGTVKGDLHDIGKNLVSMLMESGGFEVINMGVDISSDDFIAASAEHKPDIIALSALLTTTMPMMKDVIDLLTEKGLRDKVKVIVGGAPVSQEYANMIGADGYAPDAGSAVELCRQLLAL, encoded by the coding sequence ATGGCAATTTATGCGGAACTTGCCCAAAGTGTTATTTCAGGCCAGAGGGATAAGGTTAGGGAGCTGGTTTCCAATCTTATCGCAGCAGGAAATAGTCCGTTGGAGATCGTAAACGAGGGTTTAATTGCCGGAATGGATGTAGTAGGAGTTCGCTTTAAGGCTGGGGATATGTTTGTGCCGGAAGTGCTCATGTCCGCCAAGAGTATGACCGGCGGGCTGGAGATTCTGAAACCCTTAATTGCTGCCGGGGATCAAAAAAGCAATGGCAGGATTCTGATTGGGACGGTAAAAGGAGATCTTCATGACATCGGCAAAAACCTGGTCAGCATGTTGATGGAAAGTGGCGGCTTTGAAGTGATAAATATGGGAGTGGATATCTCCAGTGACGACTTTATTGCCGCCAGTGCTGAGCATAAACCGGATATCATTGCCTTGTCGGCACTTTTAACCACAACCATGCCGATGATGAAAGATGTCATTGATCTTTTAACGGAAAAGGGTTTAAGAGACAAGGTTAAGGTCATTGTCGGGGGAGCGCCGGTTTCCCAGGAGTACGCAAACATGATTGGAGCGGACGGTTATGCCCCGGATGCCGGCTCGGCGGTAGAGCTTTGCAGGCAGCTTCTGGCGCTGTAA
- a CDS encoding trimethylamine--corrinoid methyltransferase produces the protein MKFEYYSEAQLLQVHEASLDLLKKVGISTSSERFRTLLLDHGCLEKGKRILFTQDVIDKGMKSVPAVFNLYGRNDLHQLEIGSKKAYCQTLVGAPSVIDIESGERRDALLKDLEDITRLADALDNVHIISPLFPRDVPQEIILTVETATCLRSTSKPLSICVESSRELKFIIELLVAAAGSEKALREKPLATLPVSPVSPLGYGFDPAEALLDVVEAGLPLGVEPCPQMGATGPMSMNGLVAMHNAEILAGVIAAQLYKPGCPLTMSSRATFMDMRTGLGLWAMPEMGMMSAGLNQLGRYYQIPVAPGGYCGSSKIADMQSGYEHLYNALMEALAGSDIIGSAGSLDNALVECYTMLVMDNEISSVVQRTIKEFEVNDDNLAVDVIAEIIENNDNFLGHPHTRKYLRAGELWVPTISQRQTFEQWAVKSQKVEDIAKERAKNLITTHQPAPLSSEVEKEFTKIIADAKEALM, from the coding sequence ATGAAATTCGAATACTATTCAGAAGCGCAACTTTTACAGGTACATGAAGCAAGCCTTGATCTCTTGAAAAAAGTGGGAATCAGCACAAGTTCAGAGCGATTCCGGACCTTGCTTTTAGATCACGGCTGCCTTGAAAAGGGTAAGAGGATTCTTTTCACTCAGGATGTTATTGACAAAGGAATGAAGTCAGTACCGGCTGTTTTCAATCTCTATGGCAGAAATGACCTGCATCAGTTGGAAATCGGCAGCAAAAAAGCATACTGCCAGACCTTGGTCGGAGCACCGTCGGTGATTGATATCGAGAGCGGGGAGCGCAGGGATGCCTTGCTCAAGGATTTAGAGGATATCACCCGCTTGGCGGATGCCCTGGACAATGTCCATATTATTTCCCCTCTTTTTCCCAGGGATGTGCCTCAGGAAATCATTCTCACGGTTGAGACGGCTACCTGTCTGCGCAGTACTTCCAAACCTCTGAGTATTTGCGTGGAATCTTCCCGGGAGTTGAAATTTATTATCGAACTGCTGGTGGCGGCGGCAGGCAGCGAAAAGGCCCTGAGGGAAAAACCCTTGGCCACTTTGCCCGTTTCGCCGGTTAGTCCGTTGGGCTATGGCTTCGATCCGGCGGAAGCCCTTTTGGATGTAGTTGAGGCTGGCCTGCCTTTAGGCGTGGAGCCTTGCCCGCAAATGGGAGCTACCGGCCCCATGAGTATGAATGGCCTTGTGGCTATGCACAATGCCGAAATCCTGGCGGGCGTGATTGCGGCCCAGCTTTACAAACCGGGCTGTCCTTTAACCATGTCCTCACGGGCTACATTTATGGATATGAGGACGGGCCTTGGTTTATGGGCCATGCCGGAAATGGGTATGATGTCTGCAGGGCTGAATCAATTGGGACGTTATTATCAGATTCCCGTTGCTCCCGGCGGATATTGCGGAAGTTCAAAGATTGCCGATATGCAGAGCGGGTATGAACATCTTTATAACGCTTTAATGGAGGCGCTGGCCGGCAGTGATATCATTGGCTCGGCAGGTTCTCTGGATAATGCCTTAGTAGAGTGTTACACCATGCTGGTCATGGATAATGAGATCTCTTCCGTGGTGCAAAGAACCATCAAAGAGTTTGAAGTTAACGACGACAATTTGGCAGTGGATGTTATCGCGGAGATAATTGAGAACAACGATAATTTCCTCGGCCATCCCCACACCAGAAAATATCTGCGTGCCGGGGAACTCTGGGTACCGACTATTAGTCAGAGACAAACCTTCGAACAATGGGCGGTTAAGAGCCAGAAAGTTGAAGATATAGCTAAAGAAAGGGCTAAGAACTTAATAACGACACATCAACCGGCACCTCTAAGCAGCGAAGTTGAAAAAGAATTCACAAAAATAATTGCTGATGCGAAAGAAGCCTTGATGTAA